A portion of the Faecalibacterium sp. I3-3-89 genome contains these proteins:
- a CDS encoding DUF1015 domain-containing protein — MKPASCFGPAHILLPREDIPLEKWGCVACDQFTSDRAYWERADAAVGSCPSTLRLILPEVYLGDKDAAQRVERIHAAMDAYSRDVLTRAVDGFVYVERTEQSGRVRQGLVGKIDLEAYSYEKGSRPAIRPSERTVTERIPPRMTVRRGAALETPHVMMLADDPGCTLIEPIGAHKSGLKKLYEGELMQGGGHIAGWAVEDPALLAQIEAALAGLGSQEAFDAKYPQAKGAAPLTLAVGDGNHSLAAAKACWEELKPTLTPEERENHPARWCLAEVCNVHSPAIEIEPIHRVLFNVDCGAVLLALIAWSDANMAGICFGDSKQQAFTLAGPHVSNVLSFEDPVAPLTVGTVDEFIEYFMARHSEARVDYVHDEPAVRALTKQGGVAFLLPPFEKSDLFKGIVMGGVLPRKTFSMGHAEEKRYYIECRRIKE, encoded by the coding sequence ATGAAACCTGCATCCTGCTTTGGCCCGGCCCACATCCTTCTGCCCAGAGAGGACATCCCTCTGGAAAAGTGGGGCTGTGTGGCCTGTGACCAGTTTACCAGCGACCGTGCCTACTGGGAGCGGGCAGACGCTGCTGTGGGCAGCTGCCCCAGCACCCTGCGCCTCATCCTGCCGGAGGTCTACCTCGGGGACAAGGACGCGGCCCAGCGGGTGGAGCGCATCCACGCCGCGATGGACGCCTACAGCCGGGATGTGCTGACCCGCGCCGTGGACGGCTTCGTCTACGTCGAACGCACCGAGCAGAGCGGACGGGTGCGGCAGGGCCTTGTGGGTAAGATCGACCTTGAGGCCTACAGCTACGAGAAGGGCAGCCGCCCGGCCATCCGGCCCAGCGAGCGCACCGTCACCGAGCGCATCCCGCCTCGTATGACCGTGCGCCGGGGGGCGGCGCTGGAGACGCCCCATGTCATGATGCTGGCCGACGACCCCGGCTGCACCCTCATCGAGCCGATCGGCGCGCACAAGAGCGGGCTGAAAAAGCTGTATGAGGGTGAGCTGATGCAGGGCGGCGGCCACATCGCCGGATGGGCCGTGGAAGACCCCGCCCTGCTGGCCCAGATCGAGGCCGCACTGGCCGGACTGGGCAGTCAGGAAGCCTTCGACGCCAAGTATCCGCAGGCCAAGGGCGCAGCGCCCCTGACACTGGCCGTGGGCGACGGCAACCATTCGCTGGCTGCGGCCAAGGCCTGCTGGGAGGAACTGAAGCCCACCCTGACGCCGGAAGAGCGGGAGAACCACCCCGCCCGCTGGTGTCTGGCCGAGGTGTGCAACGTCCATTCGCCCGCCATCGAGATCGAACCCATCCACCGCGTCCTCTTCAACGTGGACTGCGGCGCGGTGCTGCTGGCCCTCATCGCGTGGAGCGACGCCAACATGGCTGGGATCTGCTTCGGCGACTCGAAGCAGCAGGCGTTCACGCTGGCAGGCCCCCATGTGTCCAATGTCCTCAGCTTTGAGGACCCCGTCGCCCCGCTGACCGTGGGCACGGTGGATGAATTTATCGAATATTTTATGGCCCGCCACAGCGAGGCCCGGGTGGACTATGTCCACGACGAGCCGGCTGTCCGCGCCCTGACCAAGCAGGGCGGCGTGGCTTTCCTGCTGCCGCCCTTCGAGAAGAGCGACCTGTTCAAGGGCATCGTGATGGGCGGCGTGCTGCCCCGCAAGACCTTCAGCATGGGCCATGCGGAGGAGAAGCGGTATTACATCGAGTGCCGCAGGATCAAAGAATGA
- a CDS encoding putative glycoside hydrolase, with protein sequence MAKYKKVKRYHRSFYSPGMWVKKVVGIVVLVAVVLVVGWLAAPHVLDWATHTWYTVVRNRDLSASSGPAASSVAASSEAAAEPAASSEVQPASSEPAAAPANAIIEGSWGVLDTAAARDEASLRAAAQELARQGAAYAVVTLKDSSGQILYPSALPAAAGSIEGASLDPSLIASVLKENGLVPVAKLAAFRDPAAARANRGMAIGYTGQEYLWLDNKASAGGNPWLNPYSDEAVQFIGDLIGEVQSMGFDHVLLENVQFPLAQNGKQDFGSTDGRDRSAQLAADIALWDARFSGSVTLWYGYSLAQVTDGAATVGGKADALGVKNLVVEVPAKQTMDEAARNALSDALAASGVEHTVFWDDAAGLFR encoded by the coding sequence ATGGCAAAGTATAAAAAGGTCAAGCGGTATCACCGCAGTTTTTACAGCCCCGGTATGTGGGTCAAGAAGGTCGTCGGCATCGTGGTGCTGGTGGCCGTGGTGCTGGTGGTGGGCTGGCTGGCTGCGCCCCATGTGCTGGACTGGGCCACCCACACCTGGTATACCGTGGTGCGCAACCGCGACCTCTCGGCCTCGTCCGGGCCGGCAGCGTCCAGCGTGGCCGCTTCGTCCGAGGCGGCGGCAGAGCCTGCGGCCTCCTCGGAGGTGCAGCCTGCTTCGTCGGAACCCGCCGCCGCGCCCGCCAATGCCATCATTGAGGGCAGCTGGGGCGTTCTGGACACCGCTGCGGCCCGGGATGAAGCTTCGCTGCGGGCTGCGGCGCAGGAGCTGGCCCGGCAGGGTGCGGCGTATGCCGTCGTGACCCTGAAGGACAGCAGCGGGCAGATCCTGTACCCCTCCGCCCTCCCCGCTGCGGCGGGCAGCATCGAGGGCGCATCCCTCGACCCGTCCCTCATCGCCTCGGTGCTGAAGGAGAACGGCCTTGTGCCGGTGGCCAAGCTGGCTGCCTTCCGCGACCCCGCCGCCGCCCGCGCCAACCGCGGCATGGCCATCGGCTACACCGGGCAGGAATACCTCTGGCTGGACAATAAGGCCTCGGCCGGCGGCAACCCATGGCTGAACCCCTATTCCGACGAGGCTGTGCAGTTCATCGGCGACCTCATCGGCGAGGTGCAGAGCATGGGCTTCGACCATGTCCTGCTGGAAAATGTCCAGTTCCCGCTGGCCCAGAACGGCAAGCAGGACTTCGGCTCCACCGACGGACGCGACCGCAGCGCCCAGTTGGCGGCGGACATCGCCCTGTGGGACGCCCGCTTCAGCGGCAGCGTTACCCTGTGGTACGGCTACTCGCTGGCGCAGGTGACGGACGGTGCTGCCACCGTGGGCGGCAAGGCCGATGCACTGGGCGTTAAGAATCTCGTCGTCGAGGTGCCCGCCAAGCAGACGATGGACGAAGCCGCCCGCAATGCGCTGAGCGACGCTCTGGCAGCCTCCGGCGTGGAGCACACCGTGTTCTGGGACGACGCTGCGGGGCTGTTCCGGTAA
- a CDS encoding Rnf-Nqr domain containing protein: MSNDVMQAVGVFFSYAVLAIFAQNAVFTRGLGVSRLVQLVGDERTSSGWFALLLCVTQVLVAPLAFYAGGFAAAQPNFAQLRPLVYLACVAVVSLFEFLVLWAARGRHHGGQLLRILPAAAVNSGVLGTVLVERTQSFTLEQSMGFGLGSGLGYLLAVMLVTEADHRLRSEAIPEAFRGLPITLVYVGVLALAIYGFTGHSVIL; encoded by the coding sequence ATGAGCAATGATGTGATGCAGGCCGTCGGCGTCTTTTTCAGCTACGCCGTGCTGGCCATCTTTGCGCAGAATGCGGTGTTCACCCGCGGTCTGGGCGTCTCCCGGCTGGTCCAGCTGGTGGGCGACGAGCGCACCAGCAGCGGGTGGTTCGCCCTGCTGCTCTGCGTGACGCAGGTGCTGGTGGCTCCGCTGGCTTTCTATGCAGGCGGTTTCGCGGCCGCCCAGCCCAACTTCGCCCAGCTCCGCCCGCTGGTCTATCTGGCCTGCGTGGCGGTGGTGAGCCTGTTTGAATTCCTTGTGCTCTGGGCAGCGCGGGGCAGACACCACGGCGGCCAGCTGCTCCGCATCCTGCCTGCTGCCGCAGTCAACAGCGGTGTGCTGGGCACGGTGCTGGTGGAGCGTACCCAGAGCTTTACGCTGGAGCAGAGCATGGGCTTCGGCCTTGGCAGCGGCCTCGGCTATCTGCTGGCCGTCATGCTGGTGACGGAGGCCGACCACCGTCTGCGCAGCGAGGCCATCCCGGAGGCGTTCCGGGGCCTGCCCATCACGCTGGTCTATGTCGGCGTGCTGGCGCTGGCTATCTATGGTTTTACGGGCCACTCGGTGATCCTGTAA
- a CDS encoding Rnf-Nqr domain containing protein has product MKRRSAELIARDPERFFHHDRVFLNNPVVMQGMGLAPLVVLATNGQNALMLAAAVALLLTPSRLLACLLSRLFPLREEHPSKAELEKKLLPRSILYSGSAAVVYLAAYPILNRLFGVSLLVLGIYLPMLVVEPLLTYRFGRVQESPRKALSKGVRITVGYSLLLLLLGCVREWLSAGTVFGHLLSRPILPMAGMPAGGFIVLGVLCAVWRTLAKKQKDYLTSEARGLMAVYRQREGEPQDEQ; this is encoded by the coding sequence ATGAAGCGGAGAAGTGCAGAACTCATCGCCCGCGACCCGGAGCGATTCTTCCACCATGACCGCGTCTTCCTGAACAATCCCGTGGTCATGCAGGGTATGGGCCTTGCGCCGCTGGTGGTCCTTGCCACCAACGGCCAGAACGCTCTGATGCTGGCGGCGGCGGTGGCGCTGCTGCTGACGCCCTCCCGTCTGCTGGCCTGTCTGCTGAGCCGCCTGTTCCCCCTGCGGGAGGAGCATCCGTCCAAAGCAGAACTGGAAAAGAAGCTGCTGCCCCGCAGCATCCTCTATTCGGGCAGCGCGGCGGTGGTCTATCTGGCAGCCTACCCCATCCTGAACCGCCTGTTCGGGGTGAGCCTGCTGGTGCTGGGCATCTACCTGCCCATGCTGGTGGTGGAGCCGCTGCTGACCTACCGCTTTGGCCGGGTGCAGGAGTCGCCCCGCAAGGCCCTCTCCAAGGGCGTGCGCATCACGGTGGGCTACAGCCTGCTGCTCCTGCTGCTGGGCTGCGTGCGGGAGTGGCTGAGCGCCGGTACGGTGTTCGGCCATCTGCTCAGCCGCCCCATCCTGCCGATGGCGGGGATGCCGGCAGGCGGCTTCATCGTGCTGGGCGTGCTGTGCGCTGTTTGGCGCACGCTGGCCAAGAAGCAGAAAGATTATCTGACATCGGAGGCCCGGGGCCTCATGGCAGTCTACCGCCAGAGAGAGGGGGAGCCTCAGGATGAGCAATGA
- a CDS encoding RnfABCDGE type electron transport complex subunit D has protein sequence MDEALIRKQEEELQHTGRYYKHICFLCVPLLCVSCYLYGLRPLLLCGFALLMGNLCDRLISLLRRRVYQPGDYSNESFALVIALLMPATVDWYVLAAAIVAGVLIGKEVFGGYGSYPFNPAAVGYAVAAVSWPEQVFRYPTPYTSIPLWDASGVATASTISDTLRSGGLINLSGLSLALGEYAAPMGAGSALVLAACGLFLWVQKDIKLSAALSFLVTAGVIVFLFPRQLGLTEDASFAVSAMFRLRCVRDELLTGAMIFSAVFLLNEPYTCAHHRLGRILYGIMVGAFTMGFRYFGVYETGVCFALLAVNSISGWLDRTEVHLYELLHSSWKKQTGKGDAV, from the coding sequence ATGGATGAAGCATTGATCCGGAAGCAGGAAGAAGAGCTGCAGCACACCGGCAGATACTACAAGCACATCTGCTTTCTCTGCGTGCCGCTGCTCTGCGTCTCCTGCTACCTTTACGGCCTGCGCCCGCTGCTGCTCTGCGGCTTTGCGCTGCTGATGGGCAACCTGTGCGACCGGCTCATCTCGCTGCTGCGCCGCCGCGTCTACCAGCCCGGGGACTATTCCAACGAGAGCTTTGCCCTCGTCATCGCCCTGCTGATGCCCGCGACGGTGGACTGGTATGTCCTCGCCGCTGCCATCGTGGCCGGTGTCCTCATCGGCAAAGAGGTCTTCGGCGGCTATGGCAGCTACCCCTTTAACCCGGCTGCCGTGGGCTATGCGGTGGCGGCGGTGTCGTGGCCGGAGCAGGTGTTCCGCTATCCGACCCCTTACACCAGCATCCCCCTGTGGGACGCCTCCGGCGTGGCTACGGCCAGCACCATCTCGGATACCCTGCGCAGCGGCGGCCTCATCAACCTGAGCGGTCTGTCGCTGGCGCTGGGCGAGTATGCCGCCCCGATGGGCGCAGGCTCGGCCCTCGTGCTGGCGGCCTGCGGGCTTTTCCTCTGGGTGCAGAAGGACATCAAGCTGAGCGCTGCCCTGAGCTTTCTCGTCACGGCGGGCGTCATCGTCTTCCTCTTCCCGCGTCAGCTGGGCCTGACCGAGGATGCGTCCTTTGCCGTCAGCGCCATGTTCCGTCTGCGCTGCGTGCGCGACGAACTGCTGACGGGCGCGATGATCTTCAGCGCCGTCTTCCTGCTCAACGAGCCGTATACCTGCGCCCACCACCGGCTGGGCCGCATCCTCTACGGCATCATGGTGGGTGCCTTCACGATGGGCTTCCGCTACTTCGGCGTCTATGAGACGGGCGTCTGCTTCGCGCTGCTGGCGGTCAACAGCATCTCCGGCTGGCTCGACCGCACCGAAGTCCATCTCTACGAGCTGCTCCACAGCAGCTGGAAAAAGCAGACCGGAAAGGGGGATGCCGTATGA
- the rpe gene encoding ribulose-phosphate 3-epimerase — MTTISPSILSADFSKLGADCRMVLDAGAKMLHYDVMDGHFVPNISFGVPVLKSLHKAMPDAFYDVHLMITHPQQYAEAFAKAGASLLNFHLECDDDIQETIDAIKAQGCKVGMTIKPGTPVEELGYYLDQLDLVLVMSVEPGFGGQKFMPSALDKLRWLKTEKERRGLRFLLEVDGGVDAATAPQCVAAGADVLVAGSAIYGAADPAAAVRALAAL, encoded by the coding sequence ATGACAACGATCAGTCCTTCGATCCTTTCGGCTGACTTCAGCAAGCTCGGCGCAGACTGCCGCATGGTGCTGGATGCCGGCGCAAAAATGCTGCATTATGATGTGATGGACGGCCACTTCGTGCCGAACATCAGCTTCGGCGTCCCGGTGCTCAAGAGCCTGCACAAGGCCATGCCGGATGCGTTCTACGACGTCCATCTGATGATCACCCACCCGCAGCAGTACGCCGAGGCCTTTGCCAAGGCCGGTGCCAGTCTGCTGAACTTCCACCTCGAGTGCGATGACGACATTCAGGAGACCATCGACGCCATCAAGGCGCAGGGCTGCAAGGTGGGCATGACCATCAAGCCCGGCACCCCGGTGGAGGAGCTGGGCTATTATCTCGACCAGCTGGACCTCGTGCTGGTCATGAGCGTGGAGCCGGGCTTCGGCGGGCAGAAGTTCATGCCCTCGGCCCTCGACAAGCTCCGCTGGCTCAAGACAGAGAAGGAGCGCCGGGGCCTGCGCTTCCTGCTGGAAGTGGACGGCGGCGTGGACGCTGCCACCGCTCCGCAGTGCGTCGCCGCCGGTGCAGACGTGCTGGTGGCAGGCAGTGCCATCTATGGTGCGGCCGACCCCGCTGCCGCCGTCCGCGCGCTGGCCGCGCTCTGA
- a CDS encoding HAMP domain-containing sensor histidine kinase — protein MRKSIPVAFFSLMSTLLIFGTVVMGGSELVLFSRYFAQERYDTLDEVVNVAQRTASYLVQEASLPEGEELEALSTKLEIIGESAEAYLFFTDCDGNVMLASVPEKLTGDTVEAEVLEKAGKAKENYHLFDTLGGVLAEKSYISVREMRSEDGACTGYLFLCSSGERLAEFRREFFSNFFLSACLMLLLASVLTKVMMHKLTDPLQKVTDAAQRFGGGDLSVRVEGVDGEGEVADLARTFNKMADNIQSNDNSRGQFMGNIAHELRTPMTTIKGFIDGILDGTIPPEMQNHYLQLVSEETGRLARLIQNMLDLSKLESGEYQVNARMFNIWETLTGVALSAEQRINDGMIDIDGLTMDEKVLVYADPDLIHQVAYNLLDNAIKFTPAGGTIRFGVEKLGPEVEVSIWNSGQGISPEALPYVFQRFYKEDQSRGLHARGAGLGLNICKVLVNLSGGQIRVESQQGEWCRFVFTLPVQPPNPGGMKRLPDESGLPGAVEDPASMKPVD, from the coding sequence ATGCGCAAAAGTATCCCAGTTGCGTTCTTTTCGCTCATGAGCACTCTGCTCATCTTCGGCACGGTGGTCATGGGCGGCTCTGAGCTGGTGCTCTTCAGCCGGTATTTTGCGCAGGAGCGGTACGATACGCTGGATGAGGTGGTCAACGTCGCCCAGCGGACGGCGTCCTACCTTGTGCAGGAGGCCTCTCTGCCCGAGGGCGAAGAGCTGGAAGCCCTGAGCACCAAGCTCGAGATCATCGGCGAGAGCGCGGAGGCCTATCTGTTCTTCACCGATTGCGACGGCAATGTGATGCTGGCGTCCGTGCCGGAAAAGCTGACCGGCGATACGGTGGAGGCTGAGGTGCTGGAAAAGGCGGGCAAGGCCAAGGAGAACTACCATCTCTTCGACACACTGGGCGGTGTGCTGGCGGAGAAAAGCTACATCTCGGTGCGTGAGATGCGCAGCGAGGACGGCGCGTGCACCGGTTACCTCTTTCTCTGCTCGTCCGGCGAGCGGCTGGCGGAGTTCCGCAGAGAGTTCTTCTCGAACTTTTTCCTCTCGGCCTGCCTGATGCTGCTTCTGGCCAGCGTGCTCACGAAGGTGATGATGCACAAGCTCACCGACCCGCTCCAGAAGGTGACGGATGCGGCCCAGCGCTTCGGCGGCGGCGACCTGTCCGTCCGGGTCGAGGGCGTGGACGGCGAGGGCGAGGTGGCCGACCTTGCCCGCACCTTCAACAAGATGGCAGACAACATCCAGTCCAACGACAATTCCCGGGGCCAGTTCATGGGCAACATCGCCCATGAGCTGCGCACCCCTATGACGACCATCAAGGGCTTCATCGACGGCATTCTGGACGGCACCATCCCGCCCGAGATGCAGAACCACTACTTGCAGCTGGTCAGCGAGGAAACGGGCCGTCTGGCCCGCCTCATCCAGAATATGCTGGACCTGTCCAAGCTGGAGAGCGGCGAATATCAGGTGAATGCCCGGATGTTCAACATCTGGGAGACCCTCACCGGCGTGGCCCTCTCGGCCGAACAGCGCATCAACGACGGGATGATCGACATCGACGGCCTGACGATGGACGAGAAGGTACTGGTCTACGCCGACCCCGACCTCATCCATCAGGTGGCCTATAACCTGCTGGACAACGCCATCAAGTTCACCCCCGCCGGCGGCACCATCCGCTTCGGGGTGGAAAAGCTCGGCCCGGAGGTGGAGGTCTCCATCTGGAACTCCGGTCAGGGTATCAGCCCCGAGGCGCTGCCCTACGTTTTCCAGCGCTTTTATAAGGAAGACCAGTCCCGGGGCCTCCATGCCCGGGGCGCAGGCCTCGGCCTGAACATCTGCAAGGTGCTGGTCAACCTCTCCGGCGGTCAGATCCGCGTCGAGAGCCAGCAGGGCGAGTGGTGCAGATTCGTGTTCACCCTGCCTGTCCAGCCCCCGAACCCCGGCGGCATGAAGCGTCTGCCCGACGAGAGCGGCCTTCCCGGCGCAGTGGAAGACCCGGCCAGCATGAAGCCGGTAGACTGA
- a CDS encoding response regulator transcription factor, which produces MANEKILVVDDDTNICELLRLYLTKEGYQVTTANDGEEGLEKFNQLKPDMVLLDVMMPKMDGLEVCRRIRKLGNTPVMMLTAKGETFDKVLGLELGADDYMVKPFDTKEVVARIKAVLRRCTAATTQTESTEGVIEFDNLRLDMNSYELRVKGKVVEAPPKELELLNCLASHPNRVYTRDQLLDEVWGFEYYGDSRTIDVHVKRLREKLAGASDKWELKTVWGVGYKFEVRQ; this is translated from the coding sequence ATGGCAAACGAAAAGATCCTCGTCGTGGACGACGATACCAACATCTGCGAGCTGCTGCGGCTCTACCTGACCAAGGAGGGCTATCAGGTCACGACCGCCAACGACGGCGAAGAGGGCCTTGAGAAATTCAACCAGCTCAAGCCTGATATGGTGCTGCTGGATGTGATGATGCCCAAGATGGACGGCCTCGAGGTCTGCCGCCGCATCCGCAAGCTGGGCAATACCCCGGTCATGATGCTGACGGCCAAGGGCGAGACCTTCGACAAGGTGCTGGGCCTTGAGCTGGGCGCAGATGATTACATGGTCAAGCCCTTCGACACCAAGGAAGTGGTGGCCCGCATCAAGGCGGTGCTCCGCCGCTGCACCGCCGCCACCACCCAGACCGAGAGCACCGAAGGCGTCATCGAATTCGACAACCTCCGCCTCGACATGAACAGCTACGAGCTGCGGGTCAAGGGCAAGGTGGTGGAGGCTCCCCCGAAGGAGCTGGAGCTGCTGAACTGCCTCGCCTCCCACCCCAACCGGGTCTACACCCGCGACCAGCTGCTGGACGAGGTGTGGGGCTTCGAGTACTACGGCGACAGCCGCACCATCGACGTCCATGTCAAGCGCCTGCGCGAGAAGCTGGCCGGGGCCTCCGACAAGTGGGAGCTGAAGACCGTCTGGGGCGTGGGCTATAAGTTCGAGGTGCGTCAGTAA
- a CDS encoding dicarboxylate/amino acid:cation symporter, producing the protein MKKLFNNLPFRLLLGIIIGVILGQIFPESVMKVVVTLQYIMGQLITFCVPLIIIGFIAPSITKLGKNASRLLGVAIVIAYVSSVCAALMSTTAGYALIPHLSIDTEVAGLKTLPGVVFELNIPQIMSVMSALVLSVLVGLAATWTNSKLTCDILGEFQNIVLDIVGKIIIPMLPFYIAATFCNLSYEGMITHQLPAFLQIIIIVMAGHYIWLAVLYLLAGAYSGKNPWEVLRHYGPAYLTAVGTMSSAATLAVALDCARKSKVLRKDMVSFGIPLFANIHLCGSVLTEVFFCMTISKILYGHLPSIGTMILFCALLGIFAIGAPGVPGGTVMASLGLITGVLMFDDAGTALMLAIFALQDSFGTACNVTGDGALTLMLTGYAEKHGIQNNDNLQTPIL; encoded by the coding sequence ATGAAAAAGCTATTCAATAATCTGCCGTTCCGGCTGCTTCTCGGCATCATCATCGGCGTTATTCTGGGCCAGATCTTCCCCGAGAGCGTCATGAAGGTCGTCGTTACCTTACAGTATATCATGGGCCAGCTCATCACCTTCTGTGTGCCGCTCATCATCATCGGCTTCATCGCCCCGTCCATCACCAAGCTGGGCAAGAACGCCTCCCGTCTGCTGGGCGTGGCGATCGTCATCGCCTACGTTTCCTCCGTCTGCGCAGCCCTCATGAGCACCACCGCAGGCTACGCCCTCATCCCGCACCTGTCCATCGACACCGAGGTGGCTGGTCTGAAGACCCTGCCCGGCGTCGTCTTTGAGCTGAACATCCCCCAGATCATGAGCGTCATGAGCGCCCTCGTGCTCAGCGTTCTGGTGGGTCTGGCTGCTACCTGGACCAACAGCAAGCTGACCTGCGACATCCTCGGCGAGTTCCAGAACATCGTGCTGGACATCGTCGGCAAGATCATCATCCCCATGCTGCCCTTCTATATCGCTGCTACCTTCTGCAACCTGAGCTATGAGGGCATGATCACCCACCAGCTGCCCGCCTTCCTCCAGATCATCATCATCGTTATGGCTGGCCACTATATCTGGCTGGCTGTCCTGTACCTGCTGGCCGGCGCATATTCCGGCAAGAACCCGTGGGAGGTCCTGCGCCACTACGGCCCCGCTTACCTGACCGCTGTCGGCACCATGTCCAGCGCCGCCACTCTGGCTGTCGCTCTGGACTGCGCCCGCAAGAGCAAGGTCCTGCGCAAGGACATGGTCAGCTTCGGCATCCCCCTGTTTGCCAACATCCACCTCTGCGGCTCTGTCCTGACTGAGGTCTTCTTCTGCATGACCATCTCCAAGATCCTCTACGGCCACCTGCCCAGCATCGGCACCATGATCCTCTTCTGCGCCCTGCTCGGCATCTTCGCCATCGGTGCTCCCGGCGTCCCCGGCGGCACGGTCATGGCTTCTCTGGGCCTCATCACTGGCGTCCTGATGTTCGACGATGCCGGCACCGCTCTGATGCTCGCCATCTTCGCCCTGCAGGATAGCTTCGGTACCGCCTGCAACGTCACCGGCGACGGCGCTCTGACCCTGATGCTGACCGGCTACGCCGAGAAGCACGGCATCCAGAACAACGACAACCTCCAGACCCCGATCCTGTAA
- a CDS encoding L-cysteine desulfidase family protein, producing MEQNMFIRILNSEMELATGCTEPGAVALTAAEAGQALRKAGVDKAEEITVNASINIIKNAMSAGIPGTDYEGMDYAAAIGALGGDPVYLLEVMNHVPRETVEAAAALVKAGKVKVNVAQVPQKLYIEVIAKGGGHTGRAIVRDLHTNVVLVEQDGTATLDKQDADTAASGDSDVVTPEQIASFLTVRSIWDYCTKELDPMHDPIDIIRSAVQVNSVISDEGLSKEYGLAIGRNLDLNCRKGLMTRDLTTNSMIAAAAGADARMAGAPVSVVANSGSGNQGITATMPVVAAARWLGIDEPTMLRAVTLSNLIAIRIKSKFGRLSNLCGATVAGTGAACGITYLLGGGYHEICCAIQNMVGNVTGMVCDGAKADCALKISTCVNAACQAAAMGTRGVRVQSTDGIVEENVERTLDNFAILSTHGTSDSVILDLMLNKDHTPDAQ from the coding sequence TATGTTCATCCGCATCCTGAACAGTGAGATGGAGCTGGCTACCGGCTGCACCGAGCCGGGCGCTGTGGCCCTGACTGCCGCCGAGGCAGGTCAGGCCCTGCGGAAGGCCGGTGTGGACAAGGCCGAGGAGATCACGGTCAACGCCAGCATCAACATCATCAAGAACGCCATGTCGGCGGGCATCCCCGGCACCGATTACGAGGGCATGGACTATGCCGCCGCCATCGGTGCGCTGGGCGGCGACCCGGTCTACCTTCTGGAGGTCATGAACCATGTCCCCCGTGAGACGGTGGAGGCGGCCGCCGCGCTGGTCAAGGCCGGCAAGGTCAAGGTGAATGTGGCGCAGGTGCCCCAGAAGCTCTACATTGAGGTGATCGCCAAGGGCGGCGGCCACACCGGCCGCGCCATCGTCCGCGACCTGCACACCAACGTCGTGCTGGTGGAGCAGGACGGCACGGCGACCCTCGACAAGCAGGACGCGGATACCGCCGCATCCGGCGACAGCGATGTCGTCACCCCGGAGCAGATCGCGTCCTTCCTGACCGTCCGCTCCATCTGGGACTACTGCACCAAGGAGCTTGACCCCATGCACGACCCCATCGACATCATCCGCAGCGCCGTGCAGGTCAACTCCGTCATCAGCGATGAGGGCCTTTCCAAGGAATACGGCCTTGCCATCGGACGCAATCTCGACCTCAACTGCCGCAAGGGCCTCATGACCCGCGACCTGACCACCAACTCCATGATCGCTGCCGCCGCCGGTGCAGACGCCCGCATGGCAGGCGCGCCGGTGTCGGTGGTGGCCAACTCCGGCAGCGGCAATCAGGGCATCACCGCAACGATGCCCGTCGTGGCAGCCGCCCGCTGGCTGGGCATCGATGAGCCGACTATGCTGCGTGCCGTCACCCTGTCCAACCTCATCGCCATCCGCATCAAGTCGAAGTTCGGACGCCTGAGCAACCTCTGCGGCGCGACCGTCGCCGGGACCGGCGCGGCCTGCGGCATTACATACCTGCTGGGCGGCGGCTATCACGAGATCTGCTGCGCCATCCAGAACATGGTGGGCAATGTCACTGGCATGGTGTGTGACGGCGCAAAGGCAGACTGCGCGCTGAAGATCTCCACCTGCGTCAATGCCGCCTGTCAGGCAGCGGCCATGGGCACCCGCGGCGTCCGTGTCCAGAGCACGGACGGCATCGTGGAGGAGAACGTGGAGCGCACGCTGGACAACTTCGCCATCCTGAGCACCCACGGCACCAGCGACAGCGTCATCCTCGACCTGATGCTCAACAAAGACCACACTCCGGACGCCCAATAA